The segment GGCGCCTGTTCCGGTTCCGTCCTCTGGCCGGCGGGTCGTGGTGGAACTTTCGTGCGTGGATCCTTCTGCTCACTGCTTCGCCCATACAGTGGGATCACCTTCTCCTGGCTAATGGCTGCCTTGCACACGGGACACAGCTGACGCGTTGGCCGCGTCTCGAGCCACTGATGCAGACACGGCCAGCAGAAGAGATGCCCACACATACTCACAACGGCATCCTTTGCAGTATCCAAGCAGATGTTGCACTCAAATGCACCAGCGGCATTCCTCTCCTCCTCCTCACTTCCGCCCGATGTGCCGGCATCCTTTGGCTGAGACGTCGATGCTGATGGTTCCTCCTCTGCCGGTGGGGCTGATGGTTCAGGTCGTGCTGAAGTAGATGccattgttttctttttttttttagggatCTCTGCAACACCAAACCAACAAACTTCCTTATCAAATAGCTTCGCGTCAAAGCACACAATGAGGGATTAGAAGAGCGATTGTTGTGACCCACGAGAGATTGCCACCCAACGATGAATTGGCGAAAAGTAACCCataaaaaaagtctcaaaCCTAATCAAATTATTAAGTAATGTAGAA is part of the Lutzomyia longipalpis isolate SR_M1_2022 chromosome 3, ASM2433408v1 genome and harbors:
- the LOC129792134 gene encoding E3 ubiquitin-protein ligase RNF185-like isoform X1, yielding MASTSARPEPSAPPAEEEPSASTSQPKDAGTSGGSEEEERNAAGAFECNICLDTAKDAVVSMCGHLFCWPCLHQWLETRPTRQLCPVCKAAISQEKVIPLYGRSSEQKDPRTKVPPRPAGQRTEPEQAPGFQGFGFGDGGFHMSFGIGAFPFGFFTSSFNFGDPRPSAGEDFHLNSSSLNVVLCTKWISFFVQLHGEQCSSRRNNFYQKYSSGWQFCSLGGFSLRSIITTCPRMREVSKTEHDDGV
- the LOC129792134 gene encoding E3 ubiquitin-protein ligase RNF185-like isoform X2, encoding MASTSARPEPSAPPAEEEPSASTSQPKDAGTSGGSEEEERNAAGAFECNICLDTAKDAVVSMCGHLFCWPCLHQWLETRPTRQLCPVCKAAISQEKVIPLYGRSSEQKDPRTKVPPRPAGQRTEPEQAPGFQGFGFGDGGFHMSFGIGAFPFGFFTSSFNFGDPRPSAAPRGTMQFEEEQFLSKVFLWVAILFLGWLLFA